A single genomic interval of Camelina sativa cultivar DH55 chromosome 11, Cs, whole genome shotgun sequence harbors:
- the LOC104722126 gene encoding membrane protein of ER body-like protein isoform X1 yields MGSAAELTEPTTGTEKHHPVQVEAEEEEEEEQIVVDLERKTFRHGKGLDTSVDSSTFTTNTCTSSSSSSSSSSFSGDVTTTEETPDFRSNGDGDHTGLDNLEKEAKVGFQEEHDNNNGNNNCIVFFDEEHGSESAAGAETDALESQTADHLNGEKKLLGSENGSASEDNKRSREIEEVQDGDLSKDRDAADQPAGNVVEEELDIEDVEDYDVENVLDKQETHDLFCPNCDSCITKRVVLKRRKRKMRQELGDRKRVRGPHSNDPILHSEDNLPSLDGGENPPAHESFIFKCLSCFTIFSSTGLASKPIPPHEGVEGLTTQPKPQEKATGDSNWFSSIFGFNQKESAVQQGGALPSVPDANRPRGNLTGSTANNPSKAPTLAQGDAATSIQGGSGISSSQDIKPVDTHTVQVANSHDTSQIVNNGATVEDGQKFLAPSAEEQTQQKIDNDDSNPAEGKHTSEKGRLSPIQPSHGMSILNTVTNGPDGFRVETTFHEEGTSHMFEGKDTSDARKTDIGSTKVTGVMDTGDRGVSAGPENPEIDVTPGNLLEEGSLREPLMRRGVVGGLKVEILKSIVYGGLIEAITSLGVISSAAGSGASMLNILVLGLANLFGGLILIIHNLQELREEEPIRTTIEEDNQTNVREEEEGRYKKLLGRRENFTLHASVVIVSFIIVGILPPLVYYFSFSEKHNKDYKVVSVFGASLLCIVSLAVAKAHVKYPRGSYLKSILGYATIAVSVSGISYEVGNFLAQLLEKYGWSDGSETHMGQMMLSSLMGRKAGFGYSSTY; encoded by the exons ATGGGATCCGCCGCCGAACTCACAGAGCCCACCACCGGGACAGAGAAGCACCATCCCGTACAAgtggaagcagaggaagaagaagaagaagaacaaattgTTGTTGATTTGGAAAGGAAGACATTTCGTCATGGAAAGGGTCTTGATACTAGTGTTGACAGTAGTACTTTCACCACTAACACATGCaccagctcctcctcctcctcctcttcttctagCTTTTCCGGTGATGTTACTACTACTGAGGAGACTCCAGATTTTCGCAGCAACGGCGACGGTGACCATACCGGACTGGACAATTTGGAGAAAGAAGCTAAAGTTGGATTTCAAGAGGAGCATGATAACAACAACGGCAACAATAATTGCATCGTCTTCTTTGACGAAGAACATG GTTCTGAGTCAGCTGCTGGTGCAGAAACTGATGCTCTTGAGTCCCAAACTGCTGACCATTTGAATGGGGAGAAGAAGCTTTTAGGATCTGAAAACGGTTCAGCTTCTGAGGATAACAAGAGATCTCGTGAAATCGAAGAAGTACAAGATGGTGATCTCTCTAAAGACCGTGATGCTGCTGATCAACCCGCTGGTAATGTGGTAGAGGAGGAGCTGGACATCGAAGACGTTGAAGATTATGATGTGGAGAATGTGCTGGATAAGCAAGAGACACATGATTTGTTCTGTCCAAACTGCGATTCTTGCATCACCAAAAGGGTTGtcctcaaaagaagaaaacggaAGATGCGTCAGGAGCTGGGAGATCGAAAACGCGTCAGAGGGCCTCATTCCAATGACCCTATTCTTCATTCGGAAGACAATTTGCCATCTCTGGATGGTGGTGAAAACCCCCCTGCACAtgaatcatttattttcaaGTGCTTGTCATGTTTCACCATATTTAGTTCCACAG GGTTGGCTTCAAAGCCGATTCCTCCCCATGAAGGTGTCGAAGGGTTAACGACTCAGCCAAAACCTCAAGAGAAAGCTACAGGCGATTCCAATTGGTTCAGTTCAATTTTTGGCTTTAACCAAAAAGAATCAGCTGTTCAGCAAG GTGGGGCACTGCCTAGCGTCCCAGATGCTAATCGGCCGCGTGGTAACCTGACAGGCTCTACTGCAAATAACCCTTCAAAAGCCCCAACTCTTGCTCAGGGCGATGCAGCCACTTCAATTCAAG GTGGGTCAGGGATCAGTTCTTCTCAAGATATAAAGCCTGTTGACACCCATACAGTTCAAG TTGCAAACTCACACGATACAAGCCAAATTGTCAACAATGGAGCAACTGTTGAAGACGGACAGAAGTTTCTGGCTCCTTCGGCGGAGGAGCAAACACAGCAAAAGATTGACAATGATGATTCTAATCCAGCAGAGGGGAAGCACACATCAGAGAAAGGACGGCTCTCTCCGATTCAACCATCTCATGGCATGAGTATATTAAACACAGTGACTAATGGACCTGACGGATTTAGAGTAGAAACTACATTTCATGAAGAAGGTACCTCTCATATGTTTGAAGGAAAAGACACTTCTGACGCAAGAAAAACAGATATTGGTTCGACCAAAGTAACAG GTGTAATGGACACGGGTGACAGAGGAGTTAGTGCCGGTCCAGAAAATCCTGAAATTGATGTTACACCAGGGAATTTACTGGAAGAAGGGTCTCTAAGGGAACCGTTAATGAGACGAGGAGTTGTTGGAGGACTTAAAGTGGAAATCTTGAAAAGCATTGTATACGGAGGTCTAATAGAAGCCATCACGAGCCTTGGTGTTATATCATCTGCCGCTGGTTCTGGTGCATCAATGT TGAACATATTGGTCTTGGGGCTTGCAAACTTGTTTGGGGGGCTTATTCTCATTATTCATAAT CTCCAAGAGCTTAGAGAGGAGGAACctataagaacaacaatagaagAAGATAACCAGACTAACgttcgagaagaagaagaaggtcgaTACAAGAAACTCCTTGGACGAAGAGAGAACTTCACACTTCACGCATCAGTCGTAATCGTATCCTTCATAATCGTCGGAATACTCCCTCCTTTAGTGTACTATTTCTCGTTCAGCgaaaaacacaacaaagacTACAAAGTCGTATCAGTTTTCGGGGCATCTCTATTATGCATCGTCTCGCTGGCCGTAGCCAAAGCTCATGTGAAGTACCCGAGAGGCAGCTACCTGAAGAGTATTTTAGGGTACGCGACAATTGCTGTATCGGTGTCAGGGATATCTTACGAAGTTGGTAACTTCTTGGCGCAGTTGCTTGAGAAGTATGGATGGTCTGATGGATCGGAAACACATATGGGACAGATGATGCTTTCATCACTTATGGGAAGAAAAGCCGGCTTCGGATATTCATCAACCTACTGA
- the LOC104722126 gene encoding membrane protein of ER body-like protein isoform X2 — protein MGSAAELTEPTTGTEKHHPVQVEAEEEEEEEQIVVDLERKTFRHGKGLDTSVDSSTFTTNTCTSSSSSSSSSSFSGDVTTTEETPDFRSNGDGDHTGLDNLEKEAKVGFQEEHDNNNGNNNCIVFFDEEHGIWKCRHCDWTYKEGSLLCFDTKGSESAAGAETDALESQTADHLNGEKKLLGSENGSASEDNKRSREIEEVQDGDLSKDRDAADQPAGNVVEEELDIEDVEDYDVENVLDKQETHDLFCPNCDSCITKRVVLKRRKRKMRQELGDRKRVRGPHSNDPILHSEDNLPSLDGGENPPAHESFIFKCLSCFTIFSSTGLASKPIPPHEGVEGLTTQPKPQEKATGDSNWFSSIFGFNQKESAVQQGGALPSVPDANRPRGNLTGSTANNPSKAPTLAQGDAATSIQGGSGISSSQDIKPVDTHTVQVANSHDTSQIVNNGATVEDGQKFLAPSAEEQTQQKIDNDDSNPAEGKHTSEKGRLSPIQPSHGMSILNTVTNGPDGFRVETTFHEEGTSHMFEGKDTSDARKTDIGSTKVTGVMDTGDRGVSAGPENPEIDVTPGNLLEEGSLREPLMRRGVVGGLKVEILKSIVYGGLIEAITSLGVISSAAGSGASMLNILVLGLANLFGGLILIIHNLQELREEEPIRTTIEEDNQTNVREEEEGRYKKLLGRRENFTLHASVVIVSFIIVGILPPLVYYFSFSEKHNKDYKVVSVFGASLLCIVSLAVAKAHVKYPRGSYLKSILGYATIAVSVSGISYEVGNFLAQLLEKYGWSDGSETHMGQMMLSSLMGRKAGFGYSSTY, from the exons ATGGGATCCGCCGCCGAACTCACAGAGCCCACCACCGGGACAGAGAAGCACCATCCCGTACAAgtggaagcagaggaagaagaagaagaagaacaaattgTTGTTGATTTGGAAAGGAAGACATTTCGTCATGGAAAGGGTCTTGATACTAGTGTTGACAGTAGTACTTTCACCACTAACACATGCaccagctcctcctcctcctcctcttcttctagCTTTTCCGGTGATGTTACTACTACTGAGGAGACTCCAGATTTTCGCAGCAACGGCGACGGTGACCATACCGGACTGGACAATTTGGAGAAAGAAGCTAAAGTTGGATTTCAAGAGGAGCATGATAACAACAACGGCAACAATAATTGCATCGTCTTCTTTGACGAAGAACATG GAATTTGGAAATGTCGCCACTGCGATTGGACCTACAAAGAGGGatctttgttgtgttttgaCACCAAAG GTTCTGAGTCAGCTGCTGGTGCAGAAACTGATGCTCTTGAGTCCCAAACTGCTGACCATTTGAATGGGGAGAAGAAGCTTTTAGGATCTGAAAACGGTTCAGCTTCTGAGGATAACAAGAGATCTCGTGAAATCGAAGAAGTACAAGATGGTGATCTCTCTAAAGACCGTGATGCTGCTGATCAACCCGCTGGTAATGTGGTAGAGGAGGAGCTGGACATCGAAGACGTTGAAGATTATGATGTGGAGAATGTGCTGGATAAGCAAGAGACACATGATTTGTTCTGTCCAAACTGCGATTCTTGCATCACCAAAAGGGTTGtcctcaaaagaagaaaacggaAGATGCGTCAGGAGCTGGGAGATCGAAAACGCGTCAGAGGGCCTCATTCCAATGACCCTATTCTTCATTCGGAAGACAATTTGCCATCTCTGGATGGTGGTGAAAACCCCCCTGCACAtgaatcatttattttcaaGTGCTTGTCATGTTTCACCATATTTAGTTCCACAG GGTTGGCTTCAAAGCCGATTCCTCCCCATGAAGGTGTCGAAGGGTTAACGACTCAGCCAAAACCTCAAGAGAAAGCTACAGGCGATTCCAATTGGTTCAGTTCAATTTTTGGCTTTAACCAAAAAGAATCAGCTGTTCAGCAAG GTGGGGCACTGCCTAGCGTCCCAGATGCTAATCGGCCGCGTGGTAACCTGACAGGCTCTACTGCAAATAACCCTTCAAAAGCCCCAACTCTTGCTCAGGGCGATGCAGCCACTTCAATTCAAG GTGGGTCAGGGATCAGTTCTTCTCAAGATATAAAGCCTGTTGACACCCATACAGTTCAAG TTGCAAACTCACACGATACAAGCCAAATTGTCAACAATGGAGCAACTGTTGAAGACGGACAGAAGTTTCTGGCTCCTTCGGCGGAGGAGCAAACACAGCAAAAGATTGACAATGATGATTCTAATCCAGCAGAGGGGAAGCACACATCAGAGAAAGGACGGCTCTCTCCGATTCAACCATCTCATGGCATGAGTATATTAAACACAGTGACTAATGGACCTGACGGATTTAGAGTAGAAACTACATTTCATGAAGAAGGTACCTCTCATATGTTTGAAGGAAAAGACACTTCTGACGCAAGAAAAACAGATATTGGTTCGACCAAAGTAACAG GTGTAATGGACACGGGTGACAGAGGAGTTAGTGCCGGTCCAGAAAATCCTGAAATTGATGTTACACCAGGGAATTTACTGGAAGAAGGGTCTCTAAGGGAACCGTTAATGAGACGAGGAGTTGTTGGAGGACTTAAAGTGGAAATCTTGAAAAGCATTGTATACGGAGGTCTAATAGAAGCCATCACGAGCCTTGGTGTTATATCATCTGCCGCTGGTTCTGGTGCATCAATGT TGAACATATTGGTCTTGGGGCTTGCAAACTTGTTTGGGGGGCTTATTCTCATTATTCATAAT CTCCAAGAGCTTAGAGAGGAGGAACctataagaacaacaatagaagAAGATAACCAGACTAACgttcgagaagaagaagaaggtcgaTACAAGAAACTCCTTGGACGAAGAGAGAACTTCACACTTCACGCATCAGTCGTAATCGTATCCTTCATAATCGTCGGAATACTCCCTCCTTTAGTGTACTATTTCTCGTTCAGCgaaaaacacaacaaagacTACAAAGTCGTATCAGTTTTCGGGGCATCTCTATTATGCATCGTCTCGCTGGCCGTAGCCAAAGCTCATGTGAAGTACCCGAGAGGCAGCTACCTGAAGAGTATTTTAGGGTACGCGACAATTGCTGTATCGGTGTCAGGGATATCTTACGAAGTTGGTAACTTCTTGGCGCAGTTGCTTGAGAAGTATGGATGGTCTGATGGATCGGAAACACATATGGGACAGATGATGCTTTCATCACTTATGGGAAGAAAAGCCGGCTTCGGATATTCATCAACCTACTGA